One Azoarcus sp. DN11 DNA segment encodes these proteins:
- a CDS encoding EI24 domain-containing protein gives MRNILLAVGRALRSLGRKGVFVHLVWPSVAALVVWMTVAVLSWSTLVDAIVHWIQGWAFVGEWLATTDLGAAATLVVVKIALALAFLPLIYVTAALLVAVFALPMMLEQVAQRDYGDLEQRRGGSNLGSAWNALVAGGLFLLGMLVSLPLWLIPGAGLVASVVLTGWLNQRAFGYDALMLHADREELLRLPRIQKAPMLLLGGGCALLAYVPVVNLVAPAFCGLAFVHFMLEALRRERAERGVTILEPLPAPLARE, from the coding sequence ATGCGCAACATCCTGCTTGCGGTGGGTCGGGCATTGCGCAGCCTCGGGCGCAAGGGTGTGTTCGTCCATCTGGTGTGGCCCAGCGTGGCGGCTCTGGTCGTGTGGATGACGGTTGCCGTCCTGTCGTGGTCGACGCTGGTCGACGCGATCGTGCACTGGATCCAGGGATGGGCATTCGTCGGGGAGTGGCTGGCAACGACGGACCTCGGCGCCGCGGCGACGCTGGTCGTGGTCAAGATCGCGCTGGCGCTGGCCTTTCTGCCGCTGATCTACGTGACGGCAGCGTTGCTGGTGGCCGTGTTCGCGCTGCCGATGATGCTCGAGCAGGTCGCGCAGCGGGACTACGGAGACCTGGAACAGCGCCGGGGCGGCTCGAATCTGGGCAGCGCCTGGAATGCGCTGGTGGCAGGGGGGCTGTTTCTGCTCGGCATGCTGGTTTCCCTCCCGCTGTGGCTGATCCCCGGCGCCGGGCTCGTGGCCTCGGTGGTGCTGACGGGCTGGCTCAACCAGCGCGCATTCGGCTACGACGCGCTGATGCTGCACGCCGACCGCGAGGAGCTCCTGCGTTTGCCGCGGATCCAGAAGGCGCCCATGCTGCTGCTCGGCGGCGGGTGTGCGCTGCTCGCCTATGTGCCGGTCGTGAATCTGGTCGCCCCGGCATTCTGCGGCCTCGCCTTTGTCCATTTCATGCTCGAGGCGCTGCGGCGGGAGCGCGCCGAGCGGGGGGTGACGATACTGGAGCCCCTCCCCGCACCCCTGGCCCGGGAGTGA
- a CDS encoding SprT family zinc-dependent metalloprotease, with protein sequence MSRPAGLLRRQSRPASEESRGIRLGARDVAYLLRRSARRSFALQVDHRGVRVAVPWLATQAEIDRFIRDHGDWLLEKLAARIAPPTLNIADGASVPLLGETCRLRLGGSARGARWRRGLDGVEELVLPASSDVRKSLVRALRARALPWFGERVAEFCFRLGRPVPPVRLTSARTRWGSCSSRGGIRLHWRLIHLPPELIDYVVAHEVAHLAEMNHSPRFWAVVAGLYPDWRAARLRLREAGRELPLIDGGDAGLITED encoded by the coding sequence ATGAGCAGGCCGGCGGGACTGTTGCGACGCCAGTCCCGTCCTGCGAGCGAGGAGTCCCGCGGGATCCGTCTCGGGGCGCGGGACGTTGCCTACCTGCTGAGGCGCTCCGCGCGACGCAGTTTCGCCTTGCAGGTCGATCATCGCGGCGTCCGCGTCGCCGTCCCGTGGCTTGCGACACAAGCGGAGATCGACCGTTTCATCCGTGACCACGGCGATTGGCTGCTGGAGAAGCTCGCCGCCCGCATTGCGCCGCCGACATTGAACATTGCCGACGGCGCGTCGGTTCCGCTGCTGGGCGAGACATGCCGGCTGCGCCTGGGGGGCAGTGCGCGCGGGGCGCGCTGGCGGAGGGGGCTCGACGGTGTCGAAGAACTGGTGCTGCCGGCCTCGTCGGATGTGCGCAAATCCCTCGTACGGGCGTTGCGCGCACGCGCCTTGCCGTGGTTCGGCGAGCGCGTCGCGGAATTCTGCTTCCGGCTCGGACGGCCGGTTCCGCCGGTGCGCCTGACGTCGGCGAGGACTCGCTGGGGAAGTTGCAGCAGTCGCGGGGGCATCCGCCTGCACTGGCGCCTCATTCATCTGCCACCCGAACTCATCGACTATGTCGTGGCCCACGAAGTGGCGCACCTTGCGGAAATGAACCACTCTCCGCGTTTCTGGGCGGTGGTCGCCGGCCTGTATCCGGACTGGAGGGCTGCGCGCCTGCGCCTGCGGGAGGCGGGGCGCGAGTTGCCGCTGATCGATGGCGGCGATGCCGGACTTATCACTGAAGATTGA
- the gloA gene encoding lactoylglutathione lyase, which produces MKLLHTMLRVGDLERSLKFYTEVLGMRLLRRHDYPEGKFTLAFVGYQDEAEGAVIELTYNWGVDAYELGNAFGHIALAVPDAYRACDEIRARGGKVVREAGPMKHGTTVIAFVEDPDGYKIELIQHR; this is translated from the coding sequence ATGAAACTGCTTCACACCATGCTGCGTGTCGGCGATCTCGAGCGTTCGCTCAAGTTCTACACCGAAGTGCTGGGAATGCGCCTGCTGCGCCGTCACGACTACCCGGAGGGCAAGTTCACGCTCGCCTTCGTCGGCTACCAGGACGAGGCCGAAGGGGCCGTGATCGAGCTCACGTACAACTGGGGCGTGGATGCGTACGAGCTGGGCAATGCGTTCGGACACATCGCGCTGGCGGTTCCCGATGCCTATCGCGCGTGTGACGAGATTCGCGCGCGCGGCGGGAAGGTCGTCCGCGAAGCCGGGCCGATGAAGCATGGCACGACGGTCATCGCCTTCGTCGAGGATCCGGACGGCTACAAGATCGAGCTGATCCAGCATCGCTGA
- the tagF gene encoding type VI secretion system-associated protein TagF — MTGTSIGYFGKLPARGDFIKGGGATKLIAMLDRWISESMNLLSADPRWRIAYDSMSPVHFAFVGPHTRLAVVGHLQTSHDASSRRFPFLVASTIECDPERSREGPETFTPLWEKFAHLVGLARTADEPTSVLHALADIDHGQVLAQIPRRPPEDAAPDTMTIGEIDRLLTHRRHARSTRRILLSLGIMLRPLLGDSRLSIERGLQLPLPGDPGRRDAIARIWLNLIFGFLRHSQRELQLLQGLVNGRNTLVVGFNGASPRLLATLVSPGSDPDAIVDLEDPEWVDSHPALSDDYGIAKLSSYLSQPDTTVATALATFREVFFGE; from the coding sequence ATGACGGGCACCAGCATTGGCTATTTTGGCAAGCTGCCCGCCCGCGGGGATTTCATCAAGGGCGGCGGCGCGACCAAGCTGATCGCGATGCTGGACCGCTGGATCTCGGAAAGCATGAACCTCCTGTCCGCGGATCCGCGGTGGCGCATTGCATACGACAGCATGAGCCCCGTCCACTTCGCCTTTGTCGGACCGCATACCCGCCTCGCCGTGGTCGGCCACCTGCAAACCAGCCACGACGCCTCGTCGCGACGCTTTCCGTTTCTGGTCGCCTCCACCATCGAGTGCGACCCGGAACGGTCCCGCGAGGGCCCCGAAACATTTACCCCCCTATGGGAGAAATTCGCGCACCTGGTCGGACTTGCCCGGACGGCCGACGAACCGACCTCGGTGCTGCATGCCCTTGCCGATATCGACCACGGGCAGGTGCTGGCGCAAATTCCGCGGCGCCCCCCCGAAGACGCGGCGCCCGACACCATGACCATCGGAGAGATCGACCGCCTCCTCACACACCGCAGACACGCCCGGAGCACCCGCCGCATTCTCCTGTCCCTCGGCATAATGCTGCGGCCTCTGCTCGGCGACAGCAGACTCAGCATCGAACGCGGACTGCAACTCCCGCTGCCTGGCGATCCCGGGCGGCGGGACGCGATTGCCCGTATCTGGCTCAATCTGATCTTCGGCTTCCTCAGGCATTCGCAACGCGAGCTTCAGTTGTTGCAAGGGCTCGTTAACGGCCGCAACACGCTTGTCGTCGGATTCAACGGCGCATCGCCACGTCTGCTCGCCACGCTTGTTTCACCCGGGTCCGACCCCGACGCGATCGTCGATCTGGAGGACCCCGAGTGGGTCGACTCACACCCCGCACTGTCCGACGACTATGGCATTGCCAAGCTTTCGAGCTACCTGTCGCAACCGGACACGACCGTGGCGACCGCGCTGGCGACCTTCAGGGAGGTTTTTTTCGGAGAATGA
- the tssA gene encoding type VI secretion system protein TssA, translating into MELDALLRPLAGNRCGEDLTFSTLFDDIQEARRFDDPSVSQGEWVRPLKEADWPRVVRLCAEALAARAKDVRLAVWLTEAAAQTRGFAGLADGYRLVAGLCDTFWDDLHPLPEDGDQEMRAGNLDWLLTQSPRIIRELPITDSPLGRFSPADLEAARHRAGHPERNLREAEPLARAAPVTLDQFEAARRDTATDFFVRNAREAEAARQALNELQRVVDAKLGLDGPGFDDARQALAEAFGMLRRYAAEAGVPALPHGAPDAPASAASCPAGASGASAGPITTRADALARLREVADFFRRTEPHSPVAYLADKAARWGDMSLHEWLRSVVKDDGALTHVEELLGLASRDAVGH; encoded by the coding sequence ATGGAGCTGGATGCACTGCTTCGCCCGCTGGCCGGCAACCGCTGTGGAGAAGATCTGACCTTCTCCACCCTTTTCGACGACATACAGGAGGCGCGCCGCTTCGACGATCCCTCGGTAAGCCAGGGGGAATGGGTCAGGCCGCTCAAGGAGGCGGACTGGCCGCGCGTCGTGCGCCTCTGCGCGGAGGCACTGGCCGCGCGCGCGAAGGATGTCCGTCTCGCCGTCTGGCTGACCGAAGCGGCAGCGCAGACGCGCGGATTTGCGGGGCTGGCGGACGGCTACAGGCTCGTCGCCGGATTGTGCGACACCTTTTGGGACGACCTCCATCCGCTGCCCGAGGACGGCGATCAGGAAATGCGCGCGGGGAATCTCGACTGGCTGCTGACACAGTCCCCCCGCATCATCCGCGAGCTGCCCATCACCGATTCTCCCCTCGGCCGCTTCTCGCCGGCCGATCTGGAAGCCGCCAGGCATCGTGCAGGCCATCCTGAGCGCAATCTGCGGGAGGCGGAGCCCCTCGCGCGCGCCGCGCCCGTGACGCTCGATCAATTCGAGGCGGCGCGGCGCGACACCGCGACCGATTTCTTTGTGCGAAACGCGAGGGAGGCGGAAGCAGCGCGGCAGGCTCTGAACGAACTGCAGCGGGTCGTCGATGCGAAACTCGGCCTCGACGGACCGGGCTTCGACGACGCGCGTCAGGCACTGGCGGAGGCGTTCGGTATGTTGCGACGTTACGCCGCTGAGGCGGGCGTGCCGGCGTTGCCGCATGGGGCCCCGGATGCGCCGGCCAGCGCGGCGTCCTGTCCGGCGGGTGCGTCGGGAGCATCGGCCGGCCCGATCACGACACGCGCCGACGCGCTCGCGCGGCTCCGGGAGGTCGCGGACTTCTTTCGGCGCACCGAACCGCATAGCCCGGTAGCCTATCTGGCTGACAAGGCCGCACGCTGGGGTGACATGTCCTTGCACGAATGGTTGCGGAGTGTCGTCAAGGATGACGGGGCGCTCACGCATGTCGAGGAGTTGCTGGGCCTCGCGTCGCGGGATGCCGTCGGGCACTGA
- the ffh gene encoding signal recognition particle protein: MLDNLTQRLSKVVKTLRGQARLTEDNIQDAMREVRLALLEADVALPVVKDFVARVKEKAVGQEVVGSLTPGQALVGVVHDELKALMGGTHTGLNLAAQPPAVILMAGLQGAGKTTTTGKLGKLLHERMKKKVLAVSADVYRPAAIEQLKAVSAQAGIDFYPTTPDQKPVDIALAVVDHARRHYYDVVLFDTAGRLAIDEAMMDEIKAIHAAINPVETLFVVDAMLGQDAVNTARAFNEALPLTGVVLTKLDGDARGGAALSVRHVTGKPLKFAGVGEKLTGLEEFHPERMASRILGMGDILGLVEEARRGVDEEKARVFAQKLKTGKGFDLNDFKEQIAQMRKMGGLASMMDKLPAQFSQMAGKLQGGAEEKAIGRIEGIINSMTPAERAKPELLKASRKRRIAAGAGVTVQEVNRLLNQFEQTQKVMKQFSKGGMQKMMRGMKGMLPGMPR, from the coding sequence ATGCTCGACAATCTCACTCAGCGCCTGTCCAAGGTCGTCAAGACCCTGCGTGGCCAGGCGCGCCTCACCGAAGACAATATCCAGGATGCAATGCGCGAGGTGCGGCTTGCGCTGCTCGAGGCGGACGTCGCGCTGCCGGTTGTCAAGGATTTCGTCGCCCGGGTGAAGGAGAAGGCCGTCGGCCAGGAAGTCGTCGGTTCGCTGACGCCCGGTCAGGCGCTCGTCGGGGTCGTGCACGACGAACTCAAGGCGCTGATGGGGGGGACGCATACCGGCCTGAATCTGGCTGCGCAGCCGCCCGCGGTGATCCTGATGGCGGGCCTGCAGGGCGCGGGCAAGACCACGACCACCGGCAAGCTGGGCAAGCTGCTGCACGAGCGGATGAAGAAGAAGGTCCTGGCGGTGTCCGCCGACGTCTATCGGCCTGCCGCGATCGAGCAGCTGAAGGCGGTGTCGGCGCAGGCCGGGATCGATTTCTACCCGACGACGCCCGACCAGAAGCCGGTGGATATCGCCCTCGCGGTGGTCGATCACGCGCGCCGCCACTACTACGACGTCGTGTTGTTCGACACGGCCGGCCGGCTCGCGATCGACGAAGCGATGATGGACGAGATCAAGGCGATCCACGCCGCGATCAACCCGGTCGAGACCCTGTTCGTGGTCGATGCGATGCTGGGTCAGGATGCGGTCAATACCGCGCGGGCCTTCAACGAGGCGCTGCCGCTGACCGGCGTCGTCCTGACCAAGCTCGATGGCGACGCGCGTGGCGGTGCAGCGTTGTCGGTTCGCCACGTGACGGGCAAGCCGCTGAAGTTCGCCGGCGTCGGCGAGAAGCTCACGGGCCTCGAGGAGTTCCACCCCGAGCGCATGGCCAGCCGCATCCTCGGCATGGGGGATATCCTCGGCCTGGTCGAAGAGGCGCGGCGCGGCGTCGACGAGGAGAAGGCGCGGGTTTTTGCGCAGAAGCTCAAGACGGGCAAGGGCTTCGATCTCAACGATTTCAAGGAGCAGATCGCGCAGATGCGCAAGATGGGCGGCCTTGCGTCGATGATGGACAAGCTGCCCGCGCAGTTCTCCCAGATGGCCGGCAAGCTGCAGGGTGGCGCCGAGGAGAAGGCGATCGGCCGCATCGAGGGCATCATCAACTCGATGACGCCTGCCGAGCGCGCGAAGCCTGAACTCCTCAAGGCCAGCCGCAAGCGGCGGATCGCGGCGGGCGCGGGAGTGACCGTGCAGGAAGTCAATCGCCTGCTCAACCAGTTCGAGCAGACGCAGAAGGTCATGAAGCAGTTCTCCAAGGGCGGCATGCAGAAGATGATGCGCGGCATGAAAGGCATGTTGCCGGGCATGCCACGCTGA
- the tssM gene encoding type VI secretion system membrane subunit TssM, protein MSALRTFLTDSRTLSFLGILTLSAFIALGARTLELALSWAAVASLALLVIWFAIWAWRRHRGGLAASALESLLDPRTVTGESCAQAEIEALRKRMKDAIRTIKTSKLGQLSGRAALYELPWYITIGNPAAGKSTAVVNSGLTFPFGDAGDSVVQGLGGTRNCDWFFTTEGILLDTAGRYSVEEEDRGEWLGFLDQLRKHRPLAPINGIIVTASIGELLGSPPAHAIALAKHLRQRVQELTERLEVFAPVYVMFSKADLIAGFSDFFQDLDWNERDRIWGATLPYETAGGNDAITLFDRHFDELHEGLRELSVAQMSVARGERMAPGLLAFPLEFAAIKPVLRSFIATLFEDNPFQFKPIFRGFYITSAIQSGETPSSSCARVETRFGLSGEGAATTRIASNNGFFLKDLFSKVIFADRHLVRHYVSRSKRQLQHAVSLGAAALLGLSLAGWSWSYANNRSLVENVRADLDKLVRIQEGRIDLQSRLESLEVLQERIAQLQHFESSPSYSLGLGLFQGDDVKARLLDEYYRGVTEVLLTPVSESLEGFLTAVNRNPDQLAQTTNSPPDSPGNSATGAHPYKEASPTNAQDAYNALKTYLMLSNREHTEVGHLSDQLSRFWRNWLEANRGPMPREQMMRSAERILSFHLRQANDPAWPTIAPKLALIDETRGTLRHVVRGTPAIERVYADIKARASTRFPPVTVANLLTQDDANLIAGSHVISGAFTAEAWQGYVAAAIREAATGELRSSDWVLDTNSKDDLSLVGSPEQIQKTLLAMYKKEYASEWRRFALGIGVSGFHDFPAAVAAMNRLGDASSSPLGRLLRTLHEQTAWDNPVLDSANSERAQKGFIEWFKQSVLRMSPAPVAPEVNLPLTRADGPTGTIGREFAGVGRLQARRDGGEPILDLYLRQLSALRTRLNLLANQGDPGPGSIRLIAETIEGGKSELTDALRFVDEQMLTGMPDDQRDMLRPLLVRPLLQTFSALLSPAERELNKIWVANVYEPFGRKLARKYPFDRASSLEATPAEIGQFFGPDGAVSRFATTSIGALVVRRGDYIEPRTWGDLGIRMRPEFVSAFPGWVAPLDGSGAVQGPAQAQTSFRLLPLPAPGTTEYTIEIDGQKLRYRNGAAQWATFVWPNPAGTPGARIVATTFDGQELEVANFGGRFGLEKFINSATRTRNADGSFTLAWQAGGISIPVTLKIVSSPDIQAGKDPSPKGSRNTPLPSSVAGEANVDEQAKSGSGSPTSVAATNSDRGARP, encoded by the coding sequence ATGTCTGCACTTCGAACCTTCCTGACCGACTCGCGTACGCTCTCCTTCCTCGGAATCCTGACGCTGTCGGCCTTCATCGCGCTCGGCGCCCGGACGCTGGAACTCGCCTTGTCATGGGCTGCGGTCGCCTCTTTGGCCTTGCTCGTGATCTGGTTCGCCATCTGGGCATGGCGCAGGCACCGGGGCGGGCTGGCCGCCTCGGCGCTCGAAAGCTTGCTCGATCCACGCACGGTGACGGGCGAAAGCTGTGCACAAGCGGAGATCGAGGCCCTGCGCAAGCGCATGAAGGACGCCATCCGGACCATCAAGACATCCAAGCTGGGACAGCTCTCGGGACGAGCCGCCCTGTACGAGTTGCCCTGGTACATCACGATCGGCAACCCTGCCGCAGGCAAGAGCACGGCGGTGGTGAACTCCGGCCTGACTTTCCCGTTCGGCGATGCCGGCGACAGCGTCGTACAGGGGCTGGGCGGCACGCGCAACTGCGACTGGTTCTTCACGACGGAGGGCATCCTCCTCGACACGGCGGGCCGCTATTCGGTGGAGGAGGAGGACCGCGGGGAATGGCTCGGCTTTCTCGACCAACTGAGGAAGCATCGCCCGCTTGCGCCGATCAACGGCATCATCGTGACGGCGAGCATCGGCGAACTGCTCGGCAGCCCGCCCGCCCATGCCATCGCCCTCGCCAAACACCTGCGTCAGCGGGTCCAGGAACTCACCGAGCGGCTGGAAGTGTTCGCGCCGGTATATGTGATGTTCTCGAAGGCGGACCTGATCGCGGGCTTCAGCGATTTCTTTCAGGACCTCGACTGGAACGAGCGCGACCGCATCTGGGGCGCGACCCTGCCTTACGAGACCGCAGGCGGCAATGACGCGATCACGCTGTTCGACCGTCACTTCGACGAACTGCATGAAGGGCTGCGGGAGCTGAGCGTTGCACAGATGTCGGTTGCGCGAGGCGAGCGCATGGCGCCGGGACTGCTGGCCTTCCCGCTCGAGTTCGCCGCCATCAAGCCGGTACTGCGCTCCTTCATCGCGACGCTGTTCGAGGACAATCCGTTCCAGTTCAAGCCCATCTTTCGCGGCTTCTATATCACGTCGGCAATCCAGAGCGGCGAAACACCGAGCAGTTCCTGCGCGCGAGTGGAAACGCGCTTCGGCCTGTCGGGTGAAGGCGCGGCCACTACCCGAATCGCCTCGAACAACGGCTTCTTCCTGAAGGATCTTTTCTCGAAAGTGATTTTCGCCGACCGGCACCTGGTCCGGCACTATGTCAGCAGGAGCAAGCGCCAACTCCAGCATGCCGTTTCGCTGGGCGCCGCGGCACTCCTCGGCCTGTCTCTGGCTGGCTGGAGCTGGTCCTATGCGAACAACCGCAGCCTGGTGGAAAACGTGAGAGCGGATCTCGACAAGCTCGTCCGCATCCAGGAGGGCCGCATTGACCTTCAATCGCGGCTCGAATCACTCGAAGTCCTGCAGGAACGCATCGCGCAACTGCAGCACTTTGAATCCTCCCCCTCCTACTCCCTCGGACTGGGCCTCTTCCAGGGGGACGATGTAAAGGCAAGGCTGCTCGACGAATACTACCGCGGCGTGACCGAAGTCCTTCTCACGCCCGTCAGCGAAAGCCTCGAGGGCTTTCTGACGGCCGTCAATCGCAACCCCGACCAACTGGCCCAAACCACCAATTCCCCGCCTGACTCGCCCGGCAATTCGGCAACAGGGGCACACCCTTACAAGGAAGCCTCCCCGACGAACGCGCAGGACGCCTACAACGCGCTGAAAACCTATCTGATGCTCAGTAACAGGGAGCACACGGAAGTCGGTCACCTCTCCGATCAGCTCAGCCGTTTCTGGCGCAACTGGCTTGAAGCAAACCGCGGCCCCATGCCGCGAGAGCAGATGATGCGCAGTGCGGAACGGATCCTGAGTTTCCACCTCCGTCAGGCCAACGATCCCGCCTGGCCCACCATCGCCCCCAAACTCGCGCTGATCGACGAAACGCGCGGAACGCTGCGCCACGTCGTGCGCGGCACGCCTGCAATCGAACGAGTCTATGCGGACATCAAGGCAAGGGCCTCCACGCGTTTTCCGCCGGTGACGGTGGCGAACCTCCTGACGCAGGACGATGCGAATCTGATCGCCGGCAGCCATGTGATCTCGGGCGCATTCACGGCCGAAGCCTGGCAGGGCTATGTTGCAGCCGCCATCAGGGAAGCCGCCACGGGGGAGCTTCGAAGCTCGGACTGGGTGCTCGACACCAACTCGAAGGATGATCTTTCGCTCGTCGGCAGCCCGGAACAGATCCAGAAGACGCTCCTCGCGATGTACAAGAAGGAATACGCCAGCGAATGGCGGCGTTTCGCACTGGGTATCGGCGTCAGCGGTTTCCACGATTTCCCCGCCGCGGTGGCGGCAATGAATCGCCTTGGCGATGCGTCGTCCTCGCCCCTCGGCAGGCTGCTGCGCACCCTGCATGAGCAGACGGCATGGGACAACCCCGTGCTGGATTCTGCCAACTCGGAGCGCGCGCAGAAGGGCTTCATCGAGTGGTTCAAGCAATCGGTCCTGCGGATGTCGCCGGCGCCCGTTGCGCCGGAGGTGAATCTGCCCCTCACCAGAGCTGACGGCCCGACCGGCACCATCGGCCGCGAATTTGCGGGCGTCGGCCGCCTGCAAGCACGCAGGGACGGCGGCGAACCGATCCTCGATCTTTACCTGCGCCAGTTGTCCGCGCTGCGCACACGGCTGAACCTCCTGGCCAATCAGGGCGACCCGGGGCCGGGCTCCATCAGGCTGATAGCCGAAACCATCGAGGGAGGCAAATCCGAGCTGACCGACGCACTGCGCTTCGTTGACGAGCAGATGCTCACCGGCATGCCCGACGACCAGCGCGACATGCTCCGCCCGCTGCTCGTGCGCCCGCTGCTCCAGACCTTTTCCGCGCTCCTGTCCCCGGCCGAGCGCGAACTCAACAAGATCTGGGTGGCAAACGTGTACGAACCGTTCGGTCGCAAGCTTGCCCGCAAGTATCCGTTCGACAGGGCCTCCAGTCTGGAGGCCACGCCCGCCGAGATCGGACAATTCTTCGGCCCCGACGGGGCGGTCTCACGCTTCGCCACGACCAGCATCGGTGCACTCGTCGTCCGGCGCGGCGACTACATCGAGCCGCGAACCTGGGGCGATCTGGGCATCCGCATGCGCCCCGAATTCGTCTCCGCGTTTCCGGGATGGGTCGCGCCGCTGGACGGCAGCGGCGCCGTACAGGGGCCAGCGCAGGCACAGACAAGCTTCCGGCTGCTGCCGCTTCCCGCGCCGGGCACAACCGAATATACGATCGAAATCGATGGCCAGAAGTTGCGCTACCGGAACGGCGCCGCCCAGTGGGCGACCTTCGTCTGGCCGAATCCCGCAGGGACTCCGGGGGCACGCATCGTCGCGACGACCTTCGACGGACAGGAACTCGAAGTTGCGAACTTCGGCGGGCGCTTCGGGCTCGAGAAATTCATCAATTCCGCCACGCGCACCCGGAATGCAGACGGGTCGTTCACTCTTGCCTGGCAAGCCGGCGGAATCTCGATCCCGGTGACACTCAAGATCGTAAGCAGTCCGGACATCCAGGCGGGCAAGGACCCAAGCCCCAAGGGTTCCCGCAACACCCCTCTCCCGTCCAGCGTAGCCGGTGAGGCGAACGTCGACGAACAGGCGAAATCCGGCTCGGGCAGTCCGACCTCGGTCGCGGCGACGAACTCCGACCGTGGAGCGCGGCCATGA
- a CDS encoding OmpA family protein — MILKLKSKLAAGLVCAATAAGAVPPGAPAADGMVYVTGTVPDERARSTLIARLQGIYGKDKVVDRLETGGVVAPPDWTDHVARILGDDMREVHQGQLDVNGTQVTISGNVANEARRQQVASAIATALNPTYTVNNGLRAPAGAQAMLDQTLADRVVEFESGSAILTPAGIALLDQMAAAIARLDRPRIEIVGHTDSTGNRMANVALSLARADAVKTYLVGTGIAAANLNASGAGPDRPITSNDTPAGRARNRRIEFRLVN, encoded by the coding sequence ATGATCTTGAAGCTCAAATCGAAACTCGCGGCGGGCCTCGTCTGCGCTGCGACAGCGGCGGGCGCGGTGCCACCGGGCGCCCCTGCCGCGGACGGGATGGTCTACGTGACGGGCACCGTGCCCGACGAACGCGCCCGCTCGACCCTCATCGCGCGCCTTCAGGGCATCTATGGCAAGGACAAGGTTGTCGACCGCCTCGAAACGGGAGGCGTTGTCGCTCCGCCCGACTGGACGGACCACGTGGCGAGGATCCTGGGCGACGACATGCGCGAGGTCCACCAGGGACAACTGGACGTCAACGGGACCCAGGTCACCATCAGTGGCAACGTTGCCAACGAGGCCCGACGGCAGCAGGTCGCCAGCGCGATCGCCACCGCGCTCAACCCCACCTACACGGTGAACAACGGACTGCGGGCGCCTGCCGGCGCACAAGCCATGCTCGACCAGACGCTCGCGGACCGGGTGGTCGAATTCGAGAGCGGATCCGCGATCCTGACCCCGGCCGGCATCGCCCTTCTCGACCAGATGGCCGCAGCCATCGCCAGACTCGATCGCCCCCGCATCGAGATCGTCGGTCATACCGACTCGACGGGAAACCGGATGGCAAATGTCGCCTTGAGCCTCGCCCGTGCCGATGCGGTCAAGACTTATCTCGTCGGAACCGGTATCGCCGCCGCGAACCTGAATGCCTCCGGCGCCGGGCCGGATCGGCCGATCACGTCGAACGACACGCCCGCCGGGCGCGCGCGCAACCGCCGCATCGAATTCCGGCTCGTCAACTAG
- a CDS encoding molybdopterin-binding protein, with protein MAFGALIIGDEILSGRRSDKHLAKLIELLGARGLRLAWARYVGDDAASLVAALRETLTTGDAVFSFGGIGATPDDRTRQAAAEALGLDLVLHPEAEAILRAKFGDEITPHRLQLGTYPRGSTIIPNPYNQVPGFAIGNHFFVPGFPVMAWPMVAWVLDTRFHHLHHAADYVEAAITVLDAVEGRLVDLMEAITAGFPDLNLFSLPNVPASADEVRSIELGVKGPAASVAAAMSRIKTEVGARGYAWQEKA; from the coding sequence ATGGCATTCGGCGCGCTCATCATCGGCGACGAGATCCTGTCGGGCCGGCGCAGTGACAAACACCTGGCGAAACTGATCGAACTGCTCGGCGCGCGCGGCCTGAGGCTCGCGTGGGCGCGCTATGTCGGCGACGATGCGGCGAGTCTCGTTGCCGCGCTGCGCGAAACCTTGACGACCGGGGACGCCGTGTTCAGCTTCGGCGGCATCGGCGCCACGCCGGATGACCGTACGCGCCAGGCCGCAGCCGAAGCGCTGGGTCTGGATCTCGTGCTGCACCCCGAGGCCGAGGCGATCCTGCGGGCGAAGTTCGGCGACGAGATCACGCCGCACCGTCTGCAGTTGGGGACGTATCCGCGGGGCAGCACGATTATCCCGAACCCGTATAACCAGGTTCCCGGATTCGCTATTGGCAACCACTTTTTCGTTCCCGGCTTCCCTGTCATGGCCTGGCCGATGGTGGCGTGGGTGCTGGATACCCGATTTCACCATCTGCACCACGCGGCAGACTACGTCGAGGCCGCAATCACGGTGCTGGATGCGGTGGAAGGGCGGCTGGTCGATCTCATGGAGGCGATTACGGCCGGGTTTCCGGATCTGAATCTGTTCAGCCTGCCCAACGTTCCGGCGTCCGCGGACGAGGTCCGGTCGATCGAACTCGGCGTCAAAGGTCCGGCGGCGAGTGTCGCGGCGGCCATGTCACGCATCAAGACAGAGGTCGGCGCGCGCGGATACGCGTGGCAGGAGAAGGCATGA